GCCAGTTGGTTTTTGAGGTTTTCTGAACCGGAATCCGCTTCCAATTGACGACGGACACGGCAGAGTTGCTGGAAGTTTCGCCATTCGTTTCGGAGAGATCGAACGGCAGATTCGTTCCGTTCTTTGTTCAGCGTGGCAACTTCGAGAGCCTGCTGGTACTGGGGAGTTTTTGAGTTGGCTTGCAACTCGATGTGACGAGCGAGGGCAGATGAGTCGAAGGTTCCGACAGCTTCGCCATCGATCAACAACTCGTATTTCCCCGGTTCAAGACCGTGCAGCTCCAGGGACTCTTTGCTCAAGCGATGTCCGAGGCGAGTCAGTTCGACCCCTTGAGCGGCATCTTCTGGAACGACCCAGGGGAGTGAGTCTGCGAGCCAGGTGAATTTCACCGAGGTCTCATCCGCTTCGAGATTTGACAGTGTTCCGCCGCGAACTCGCGATGTCCATTTCCCATTATTGTTCTGGGCGATTCGAATCGATGAGACACTGCGAGGAAGATCGAGGTCGCTGATAATCGCAGTTGCCATGACAAGTTGTCCGGCCGGACCGGGATGGACGGCGTCCTGAATGAGAGTGAAGTCGGGCGTTGTTTCTCGTTCATCGATGGTGAGATTGTTGAGAGGGCTCCACATGTCGACGAAACCGTATCCGCGCTCTGTCGCGACTTCTCGGCACCAAGTCCCAAAATAAGCCAGCACAGAGTTGTAAAGAGCGACCGAATCCGGGTCACGTTGTCGGCGAGGATTGAGGCGTGCTGCTCGCGCATCGAACATGGTCGGAGTCATCAGGACGGGTGTTGCGCCGATGGCTTCAATTCGATCGACGACTTCAGTCATGTCGCTGCGGTAGGTTTGGAAGACGTCCTGATTGTACGGCTGATACGTTCCGTCGTTCATCC
The sequence above is drawn from the Thalassoglobus sp. JC818 genome and encodes:
- a CDS encoding SGNH/GDSL hydrolase family protein; protein product: MLRVYSFYLAMGMLTPCILAQDIASPLDEIQVEEGDCIVFLGDSITHQCLYTQYVEDYFYTRFPKTRLVFHNAGVGGAKAWDALQRFDDDVAAYKPKYVTVLLGMNDGTYQPYNQDVFQTYRSDMTEVVDRIEAIGATPVLMTPTMFDARAARLNPRRQRDPDSVALYNSVLAYFGTWCREVATERGYGFVDMWSPLNNLTIDERETTPDFTLIQDAVHPGPAGQLVMATAIISDLDLPRSVSSIRIAQNNNGKWTSRVRGGTLSNLEADETSVKFTWLADSLPWVVPEDAAQGVELTRLGHRLSKESLELHGLEPGKYELLIDGEAVGTFDSSALARHIELQANSKTPQYQQALEVATLNKERNESAVRSLRNEWRNFQQLCRVRRQLEADSGSENLKNQLAKLKESNEGILDRVEEHRKTAKSIEDKIYEVNQPQERTYEIRKKD